Within Larus michahellis chromosome 5, bLarMic1.1, whole genome shotgun sequence, the genomic segment CCAGAGCACCCAAACAAGGACAGCTGGTTTCATGGCAGTAATGTCATTATGCTGCTGAAGTTCTCCTGGACAGTTTGAGAGGAAGGAGACATAAGAGCAATTCATTTTCATTACTCGATGAGAAATATCCCACACCCCCAGCACGTGAGGCTTTACTGACTGAATACACAAGTTACCTGTCCTCCCTGGccattctcttccccttctccccccagccctgttaCTTCCTTTTTCACAATTAGTAAAACTCAAAAAAGTTTGTGCACAAAGGAAATCCCTGCTCCACCCAGAAACGCACGCACACCCACAGGAACTCCAGCACTCGATGGAGTGCTGGAGATCAATTACAAACTAATTCTATCCAGGAGTCACGAAAATACCTTCAAATTccttggttttgtggttgtttggggttttttttctgttctaataTTATGATCACAAAACCTGTCATCCTTACAAAACACACTCCTAGAATAGAAAAAGCCTACTTAAGTTTGGGATGTAACACAAAGAACCACATAGCAATTTCTGCCCAGAATGGTCAGGTTGAGGCTGCGCATAGTGGTCTGCTCACAGAGATAAAAGTTGGCAGCATTGTTAGTGGGTTACTaacattaatttcttcattaGTTATTTACAGCTTAGGAATCAGGTGCCCCGAGTACCCAGGCCAAGCACACTGGGAAAAGGTGGCCCTTGAAATGTTTACGCTGTAAGATGCACAGAATTTTGCCTGATGTGCCCAGAAGTTCAAAGGCCAGCTCTGTCCACCTGGGTCAGGTGAAAAACATATTCCAGCAGAGGTAGGTTTTAGCAAACAGCTAGAGTTTGAGACAAAAGTTACCTGAGATCTTGGGCTCTGCAACAAGATTTTGTGGAGATGAAGAGAGTTCATTAGAAGAATACCAGGTTGCAAAGGGTCTCAAGAGGCAGTGCTAGAGGAAGAGTCTCAGGAGGGAGCGCTAGTTGTTGTTACTTACAGTAACTTTCAGAGCACGCTAGGACAGACCTTTCTGTTGTTACTCCAGAGCATAAGCAACAGAGGTATTCCAAAAAAGTGATTTGATTTCCCtaaaagcaagaattttttcTGATCTGCCTAATAAAAGTTGAAGTAGgtaacttttgttttcaaattaattaaacattaaaatgaaCTGTCCTGGAAAACAGCGCAAAATAAGGAAATACACTTGCCTATGTCAGATGACGCAAAATCAATTTACGCATACTTGTCCCTCAGGAACAATGGTACAGACAGGACAAGAAAAGACAATCATTAAGGAGCAATTTTCCTCACAATAAATTAGCAAATTGCAAAGTGCTTTGTTATTCAGTAAGCTACGGCAGTTACTAAACTTTTTGATTAATACTAGGGAAGCAGTACTGAAACTAGCTATCAAAGTGTGGGGTGGAAATCCAAGAATGTGGGTGCACAGGATTTTGTGAATGAAAGTGTAAAAAGATGTAATGACCATCTCTCCGTTTAACCCTGCAAAGTCAGCCCAGCCAGTCAGACAGACTGCTTGCCTAAGAATGGTAATAATAGGCTACCTTGGTTTATGTTTGCATACTTACATAGGCTCCCAGGCTGTAGAGACGAAGAACGCCTTGAGAGAAGGCCATTGGCCAGCCCCATAGCAATAACATCTTCGGAATTTACAAGCAAAGATGTTTTACTTAGTTATCTACCAGTTACTCAACCCGGGCCATGAATTTTAGACCAAAGACAGCAGTCAGTCATTACCTTTAAACTGAGAAGTGAACGTTCTTGCCAGCACTATTTAACAGAACTGACAGAAGTGCTGTTAAACAGAGTGGCCTTAAACAACCTGAACTAAttagacctgctttgagcaggggtttgaTGAGATGACCTCTGTACATCCCTCCCAATCTAaatcactctgtgattctgtgaacatctGATAAGACCGAACTGGTGCCCTGTGATGAAATCCTTCCCTAGGACAAGTCCACTCTTTTTTCATCAACACACCTTGACAGCTCAGTTATGGCTTCGGGCCTCCCcctcctgaaaaataaaaaggcatcgTGCATTTGGCCTTCAAAATTCAGGGGAAGCTCTAAACAAGCTGTATTTCTTTATACTTTTTAACTTTAGCTGTGGACATGCTACACAACTTTACTGTTTTGATAAAAAAAGGTCACCGTCACCAGTTTATTATCCCACGCTTTCCTTTGTCACATGAATTTTCAGCAGTAGCTTTTAATAACTACTAAGTAGAAAAACAAAACGAGAAAACCCACTAAAAGGATAGAATGTTTTTTCAGAGCCAATGTCAGGGCTGGGAGAGAAGCCAGGTCCTTTATCTCGAGCCTTGAAAAGTCACCCGGGGCCAGATTTTATTACATGCCCATGCAGCTTTGAGCTACTGAACATGCAGAGGCTCTCAGATGCTATAGCAATGGCCTCAAGCTCAGAAGAATGCTAGATCCTGCCCTGGTTGGTTTCCAAATAGTCCCTCTTTCCAGGCCCTTATAACAGAAACTACTACACCCGTCTGAGTTGCAGCCAGATAGGCCAGCCCAGAATACTGGCAACGCCCTCAGACAACAGAAGTCCCCCATTGCCAGAGTCATTAAAAAAGAATTCATAGCCCGTCACCCCATTCGAGGCAAGAAGGTAGCACAGATGTACCTGTCCTCTGCAGCTGCTCCGCCAGAGCTGCTACTTGGTACGGTGAAACAGGCCAGCCTGCATTTTCTTCCAGGAGTTGCCTAGCAATCAGGCTAACAAGCTGCTCTCTGCATCCACTGCTCAAATCCTCTGCTCCCAGTCACGATAGACAGCATCTCCAAAGATGCAGGAGACCTTTATATGAATTGGACCGGGCCTACAAAAATCAAGGCACATTAAGATAAAATTAAATCTTGGGcacagctaaaataaaacaaaagaacaacagCAATTTCACACATCAGACTTAGTGGGAGCACTGACACAGAGATCTGCGGAAGACAAACACTCAAGACCCTTCCTACATCTCTGTGTTCCCAGAAATTGGTTACCTTGGATTTGATTTCAGATTATTTGTTAGCTGCTAACCTGTCTAGTGGAAGCCAAACAGAGTCTGGTTCTTTGAGATGCTTTATGCCACGGTTATTTATTTGTTCTAGTTTGCCCTGCAGCAGCACGCAAGATCCTAAATGTGATTCTTGTGAGCAGTGTTTTATCATACACTGCATTAGCCTTCGCAGCTCCAATAGAGTAAATCAGACATAATGAAAATCAAGCCTATGATCTCCATCCTGTAGCTGTTTCAGCTCTAGCTGTCCTTTCAGCCACAGTTCAGGAGCTGAGTCGCTCTAACTGAAAAATGCAGCATGCTTCAGGCAGGACTGCTCAGTACCAAAGGAGGGTCCCACTTGGTTTGCTACCTCCCTGTGGGACCTTCTGGCTGAGCTCACTCTTGGGTAACCTGCTTTCTACCTAGGTGGCACAGAATGGATTGTTTTCCCTTCGGTGCCCTGCTATTTTCATTGATTACACAATCGATGGTAGCAGGGCCAGTCAAGTTGGGGACAACAGCGCTGGGTACTCCATCTAAGGGTCAAGCATGAAGATGACCTGGTGTCAGTCTTCTTTTGGCTGTCTACCAGAGCATTCACCTGTCACAGAAACAGTTGAGGGGCAGTCAGCTCATCTGGGACGGTACCTGCCACTTAGGTCATGTGCCTTTCCCTGAAGCTGATAGGCACTTTGGGAGAACAGAATCACAAAATAGCTGGGgtggtgtcctggttttggctgggacagagtttattttcttcctagtagctggtatcGGTATCATGCTGCGTTTTgaatttaggatgagaataatgttgataacacactgatatTTTACCTGTTGCTAAGTAGTGCTTACACAAAGTCAAGGACtcttcagcttctcatactgccctgccagtgagaagtctgggggggcacaagaagctgggaggaggcacagccaggacagctgaccccaaatggccaaagggatattccatgccatatgacatcaggCTCAGCATataaactggggggagtgagcccGGGGAGGGTAGCAATGGCTGATCAGGAGGCAGCTGGGTATCAATAagcaggtggtgagcaattgcaccatgcatcacttgttttgtatattcttttatcatcattatatttcctcttccttttctgtcctattaaactgtctttatctcaacccacaaatttttacttttttctttttttttttcttttttaattctctttcccATCCTACTGGGCAGGGGGAGGAGTGAGCTaacagctgtgtggtgcttagctgcctgctgggctaaaccatgacaggtGGGAAAGGAACTCTGGAGATGCTCTAGCCCAAAATCCCTCCTCAAAACAAGGGCGGCTGGACCAGGGTGCTCAGAATCACATCCAGCTGGGTTTTGcttatctccaagggtggagactccgTAACTTCTCCTGACAACCTATTTCAATGTTCAAccactctcactgtaaaaaagttttttcttatgttttcaccACCCTCTAGCATGGGAGACATTATTTCCTAGTACAGTCCCTCCATCTGGTCTGTCCACTGGGGAAGGAATGATCCCAGTAACAGCTCCCCTTGGTATGCAGGTCATCTCCACTGGCCTGGAGATGAGTGCCAGACTGTCTGGGTCATGACTCCAAAGGCTGCAGACTGCAGGTGATCTCAAGAGTCTGGGGAAGGTCAGAGATGTGTGACAGTTGCAGGCAGCTGACTGTACTGACTTAGAAAGAATGATCTGTGGTTAAAACAGGATGATGGCAAGTCCTTCCTCAAGGAAGGGACTGCCCAGTGGCACAACTAGAAGATGGAAAGCACAGGAGCTGAGGGGACAAACATCACACAGCAAGGACAACGTGTCAGGTTTACTGGAAGGAGGAAGGATTTCAGTAGCTAGTCAAGTGAATCAGAGACATGCCATGTATTTCTTGGACCTATTCAAGCTTATATAAAAGAAAGTAATTGCATTTTTAGGTAACAAagccttttctctgtctttaaaataacagtttatttGCACCTGAGAAAAAGCCACCAGCAATGAATGGCAAACAAAATATTCTTCAAAGGAAGTGTCATTTAAGAAAGGATgcaattagaaataaagcagatTAACTGCCATTTGTTATATTTGTTTCTGAACTAATCTAACCCAATGAgttttgaaaagttttctttgCAGGAATAATGGATATAAGACCCCAAGCAAGCTGAAATATCGACAGCTATGTTTTATAGAAGGATCCTGGTTCAACCGCACATACAGAACATGAGAATTATTCTTCTATTCCGTTCTTCACTTCAAACCCTTTAACAGAAACTCCACCCACATAGCTCCTCCAGCCACATACAGCCACACTAACTGAATATATCCTTGGGTCATGGCACAGTTGCCAGCTACTGAAGGCTCATAAATGCTTTAAATGTCACATACACAGCATGTGCTGTCAGAAACTGAGCAGAAGGCAGTTTCTCTaagccataaagaaaaaaagaaataaaataccaaatttgTTAAAATTATGTCTTTTAAGAAGTCTGTCTCCACAACTCCCTTTATTGCACTTGACTCAGTAGAATGTGACAAAAGGGCTACTGTTCTTCCAAAAAACAGCCACTTTCCCGTCCATAGCCAACCTGGCATGTCCTCTAATATTGTGATAAAGCTGTTGCAGCTCCTTTTTACCCTCTTAGATAATCTCAAATTGCAAGACCATCCCTTCAGCTGTTAGGTATTATAGACCAGGATCAATGAACTCCAGCATGTTTCATTCATCAAGAGCTTGCCCTTCTAGCTTAGAATATGGTGCAATTTGTACCAAGTTTCCCATCCAGCCAGGAAAGCGACAAGAAGAAATCTGGTAAGTGTCTTCGATCTACAAGAATCATCAGGAGTTGTCAAAATGGGAGgtcaaagcaaacagcagctgtaTGCCACCGCAAACCTCCCATCCTACCAGATTCTCAAAATTACTGCTGCTCTTTGCGATCTTGTTTGCAAGGTGGCTGATGTGCTCAGAAAATAGACCTGTGATGCCAACAATACCCAACAATGTGCCTTTCCAGTGTACCCTTCCACCGGGGTAAGGTCTGGCTGCAGTGTGGCACAGAAGCAGGCAAAACCTGCTCAGCCCCTTGCTCATAGCCGTAGTAGCACAGTGTACTTAACATACTTAAAGGGGAGCATTTGATATCAACTTTCTGATGGGGGGAAAAGACTGAAACTCACCCAATGCTGCAGAGGCCTACACTAAAAGCTGAATGGCTCTAGTCTCCTTAAACTTTGCAAGACAATCGTGTAGCACCTCTGCATCTTCAACGCAACATGGACACAATGCCTCATCCTCCACATCCTCTCTGCTGAGCCGAAACAGAGCACCACCAGCAGCCAAGAGCTTAAGGCTCTTCTGCGTTACGATTCACCCTCTAGTGGCTGACCCAAGACCTGCTTGGCTGCACACAAATTTGGGTAACCTCTGGCCAGGTAGGTAAATTCTGTCCAAGTCTGGATGGCATTTTGCTCTTCTAACAGTTATGCTCTTCTTCCAGTTATGCTCtaacaagtaaataaaatcagaTGGTTAAGACTCCATAAAAGCCAGTACATAAATACATGGTACAGGATCAGTGTAACACATTCTAAAACAGAGAAGTCCCCATCTTATCGTTGCTTACCATGACACAGGAAATTAACAAGTACGTTAAACAGAAGGCAAATTTTTAACAGGTTTTATTAACTTTACATATAAATTACATTCCTGTGTGTCATGAGTGTTTGTATAGTTAGATACATCCCATTCTGCCTTGAGTGAAGATGTTAATTCCTATGAAAACATGGCTGAGAGAAGGTGAAGCTTGTGGTTTCATAAATAGGTGAGACTGCAGTTTAAGAGAAATACAAATCTGCTAGGCCACCTAAACCAAATAAAACATGTTGACTGTCTATATTTCTTCAGGTATCCAAAATTTCCCCTCAGGAAAAGCCAGACAATGCTGACCTCGGTGTAGTTTTGCCATGAGTAAGGTATTCACACCCATCACATCCATCAACACCAACATTCCCTGTGGATGAGGGACGTTCTTTTAAGGGCTCTTCTTGACGGTCTCCATTTATACTGCTTTGCATCTCCAAGAGGCCTCCAAACGTGTAAACTACATTGCTTCCAGAAGAAACCAGATTAGAAGACTTTTTCCAGCTGCTATCAGGAAAACGCCACAAGGCAATCCAAAATAAAGGCTCCCAAAACATACATCATGTAGATGGCAGGTCCTTTTCAGCCACAGTTCTCCTGGCTTCGCTGTGCTGGCACTCAGCATTAAGGTGGATCAGGTACTGTATCTCTCCAAGCAGAGGCTCAGAACTGGTAGCTCCTTAAGCAAATGACAAGTTTACTTTTTCAGCCTTGAGAATGATATTTACTTTGGAGAATGATATTTCCGGCAGCCCTTGATACAGAGCAAAATGCTTAaggctttttgattttttttttttaacccaaaacaAGCACAACTGGAAAGCTCACAGATGCAAAATAAGTTTTTTTGACATCTACTTACCTGTTGTGGGGAAGCAGTGAGATAGCTGGGATTTGCAAGCCTAAAAATATTAAGTTTCCAAGTAACAATGAAATCCACGAGGATGGGGAAACCATTATGCCCTTTGAAAACCCAAGCCTAAAGTGCTTTGGGAACGAGAAATCCATGGCATCTTGTAATGATGCTTTTCTTCatgaagatgaaatattttttcactgtccTGGTAAGACAATTGCTacgagcaagaaaaaaaaaatcatatacacTTATCCTACATATTTTTTAAGCTTCCTCTACAGGCAATATACTTCAAAACTATGTTCTGCTTAAGGAACTAAAATGAGATTTGTTGGGCTCAAAAGACCTACAGAACTAGTCTGACACTTTTTACTCCTTATGTAGAAATTAAGCCACCAAGTTTTGTTTCTGAAGCTCACAACATTCCACAAGAAAAGTTCCCTGAGAAAAATTCTTTTAAGTGCGAGGTTTCTTGATATACACAAGTACAGAACACACAACAGCTGCAGACCCTCGTCTTTCACACAGACCTTCTCTCTGGGCATCCAAATATTCCAGTACCTCCAGTGAGGCTCTAGAAAAACACGGTTCTCTGTACTGGCAAGCAGCCAGATCACAGGATGCATAATCAAAATACTTATGTTAACTCAATAGATGGCTGCGCTGTTTGGCAGCATTTGCAGCAAGTAGCATAGTCTAGAGGGGATCGCCTGAACTGCCATTGACTATATCAACTGATTCGTACTCAATTTGGACAACACTTTGATCCTAAGACTGTAATCACTGACAGCCCATTTCTCCAACATCTTCTAACTACGAGCATGCTGGAAGTCAGCTGTTTGCCTCTTCTAGCCTGGCATAAGATTCTTGCTTGCTTGCCAGGCTGGACCAGCTCCAAGTGTGGCTGTTACCTCCTTTGCTGAGCTCTTTATCTTCTGACCatagagggaaaagaaagcaattgaGCAGTTCATTATCTAGCAACTAAGATCACAGCACTTGCTGTTATCTGGATCAGCATCCAAAGTGTTGGAAAGTCTGCAGACACACCAAGGAAAGTATCCTCACCGGGAATAGGCATGTTCTGTTGCTGTGGTGCAGAAAGCGTTTGAGATCTACATGGCAGATGTAAATAAGGACTCCTGAAAACATGAAGTCAGAGAGAATATGAAGTCTGTGTGGTTGAGACCAATGAGTTAGCCATGGTCTGGCAATGAGACACAGGAAATTCTTACTTTCTGACGGAAGAGAGATCTTTACATAAGATTACCGTGTCAGTCAGAAGTTCTGCCCTGCTCTAAAGAAGACAGGTATTTCCAACGTaatacaaaagctttttctttttcaggatgcAGCTGAAGATGCACATATTAAATTATAAAGACTTGGGAATAGCATTCACAAGAATAAGCAgtttgagagggtttttttttttggcaatggtCATACTGAAATTGTTATAATCCTCCATGCTACACAAAAAGCCAAGGACTTTTATTCAGAACAATACAATCCGGaaagttaaaaatggaaattaattcaGCCAAATACTCTGATATGACAACAGACTGGTATGAACACAAAGTGGTTTTTGATCTTAAGTCCAGCAATCACTCTCACAGCAAACGCTGTGGTAGGGGCTGTTCATATGAAGCGAAGAGTGGGTGCACATGCACTTGTTCAAAGAAGGTGGACAGAAGTTGTTTTCCACTGATTCCTTTTTCAggacaacacagcaaggaaaAATTCTTTATTCACATAAGTAATAGTCCAACATGATATTAGGAATCAGGACTTCTCTAAGCCATCTTCTATTCTTCATTAGAGTAAGCTCCCTGGAATGATGCAGGAAAAAGCTCAAGAAGAATTCAGAAGCACAGTAGACTTAGAGTCAGGGCTGGATTGTAGCTGGTCTACAGATAGATGGGGCCTTGGGAGCACACAGCAAATGGGCGGGCCACGTTTCAGTTACAACACATCTTGGATGCTGGTAAATGATTGTTTGGGCTCCAACACTTTGCCTGGGTATGAAAGTAGGGGCCAAGACAATTggccacagagaaaaaaaagagtcagTATATTGCATGGAGACCAAGGCAGTTGTCCCTTTGACAGAGTACTTCCTGAACAAACAGCTGTCACGTGGACCAAGTCTGTTCCTGTCTGGCTATAGGCCAAACCAATTTCAAGTCCTAGACTACTCCAAGCTTGCTGGCACCTGATACATGACCACAAGCTAAGCCAGTCACTGTTTAGAGGGTAACCACAGAGCAGAACGTGTCAGAGAAATAGCCGTACACAGCCCACAAAACTTAACCCTCAGAAGAGTTTCAGATGCCTGTTTTGGAGTTGATCCAGTTTCGATAGTAAGTCACTCGCGTATACACTCCTGGTTTATTTTCCTTGCCACATTCATCTCCCCAGCTCACTATTCCCACAAGATACCAGATTCCTCTGGAGTTCGCATGCACCAGTGGCCCACCAGAATCACCctaaagagaaaaacatcaaCAGTCAGGAACAAAGTAAACAGTGTTCACCTCACTAATGCAGCAAGCCTCAAGTTGTTCTGTTACGACTGACAGATATTTGTCTCTAGACCACAGCTATAATTCAACCTCCACACTGTTTACTGACAAGACAGAGGCTGATAGCCTACATCTAATTCAGTCTCTCCCACTCCACACCCTCACATCTGTATTCTCTCACATGtgcattatatataaataatatgatTAAGCACATAAATCCAGACTTTGGCCCATGAGCCACGAAGCTCTTCATTTACATCTGTCAAGATACTGAACCCCATAAACTTAATCAAGATTCCCCAGAGTATGTTTTATTTCTAGGAAACACCAACTCCCACCCCACCTATTTCCTTTTTACTATTATCTATAAAGAGACTTACCTGGCAGGCATCCACCTTCCCCTCCAGATATCCAGCACACAACATTCCAGGTGTTATCGCTCCACCATATACTTGTCTTCTATTACAAGTTGCAGTGCTTATAAGTTTCACTTCTGCTTGTCGAAGCTCATTAACACTGCGGCCTGAAAGAAGTGGCATTAGAATTTGCAGACAGGGGTATGCAACCTAAAACACTCAACGATTAGGAGCAGCCAGATTTTCCTACAGCTTTTCTGACATTACAAGCAATGAAGGGAGCTACCCAGAAGATGTCTCAGGAAGAAGaaagtttttttccccaccccaaagTCCTTCACTTGTGCCCAAACATAACCCTTCTCCATCTTTCATCCTTACCAGATGCTCTTTAGTGTAATGGGTTAAGGGATTTTTGTACATGTTTCAGTGTTGAATTCAACTGTGTTGAATGAACTGATGTGTCCTTGATATCATTGGAAAGACCCATTTCGTTAACCGCAATGTAGCTTTGGACAATCACTACACACCCCAAGAGTCTACCATGAAACACAACCTATATAGTGCAATGGCTCTCAAACCATCATTTCTAACCTCACTGACATGGACTAATTTGAAAGAAGCTCACCCAAGTCATTGGATGAACTGAAGCCTGATTTATGACTGAAGAGAGAATAACTGATGAAAACTGTCATGATACATCTGTGACAAAGCCGAATAGCAAAGAAACTCATGTCAGAGCTAAACCCAGAGGAACTGGGCCAGTGGGAATAGAGAACAAAATGTATTCAACCAGCACAATGcatgcagcaataaaaaaaaaaaagctactcttACTCCTGTAAGGCTAACCTGTAGGGTCTTTCCCCCATATTCCAATCCACTGaccaagccagaaaaaaaagcagcaaactaaGTCCACAAATGTATCATTAGCACATGCACTTATCAAACACCAAGCCTAAGGAacgcaaaattaacaaaaaaaaccataaaactaaCAGCAGTCTTCTCAGATACATGTGTGACAGGGCACGGGAAGGCAAGAGACACTCACCATCATTCTTCAAAGCTCCCCAACCTGTGACAAAACAGGAAGTGTTCTCTGGGAAAATGTGAGATGCTTCAGGAAGACAGACACTGTGCACATCACTCGTGAACTCAATAGCAGAGGCAAGTTCCACAAGAGCTATGTCATATTCATGATCAAGGACAAAGTCGCTGTATCTTTCATGAATGATAACTCTTCGGAtgagttttttctgttttggaggTCTCAGCAGAATTCCAAAGCTGGCAGTCCACCTCCAAGGATCTCTTCGTCTGCAAGATATTTGAGGTTATGTCACAGCCACACAAAACAACAGCTCTTGTTAAAAGAAGCTTAGGTCTCCATTTAAGTATCAAAATGGACAGGTTTGCCTAACAGGTCAGAGAAGAGCCAAACTTCATTATCTTTCAGCAGATACAGAGGTTAGTGGGCCATGAAAGGTCAGAGCACCCAAGCATCCTAAGGCCTGGAGGATCAGAAAGGTCCTGATGACTTACCCTCTAAAGCAGTGGGCTGCAGTCACCAGCCACGTATTACTGATCACGGACGCACCACAGCGATGGACCCCATTAAACTGAATACTAGCCTGCCACGGCCATTCCCCATCCTGCGCACGCTGCCCACCAATTATTCTCTCCACTCCTGCGAAGGAGAATGTCTGTCTTCGTATTCCACAGCCTGTCAAATAAAAGGTAGTTCTGCTTTAGCTGATTGAAGGAAATCAGGGTGTTACTTTGGGAAAGGCCCACATGGCTGCAGGCACAGACATAACAGGGCAGGGATGTCAAGAGACAGCCTTCACCTAAAGCAGTGCCTCAAAGAGCAGGGAAACCAAGTGTCATGGTTACAAGCATCTCAGGATAGATGTGGAGTAAACAAAGAAGTTTGGTAGAAGTTACTACCTTTTCATTAAGCCAGTTTCCAGACACACAAGCCTATATGTACTCCCATGGGAGCTGAAGGCTGTACGTCTGGGACACTGTTTATCTTCCCCAGTTGCAACTGTTTacctagttaaaaaaaaacaaacaaaacctgccTCTACAGAGCTTGCTGTGTTTGATATTTGACCAGAGTTGTACAGAGGGAAAGGTAACATACATAGCCATTAGCATGCCAGTGCATACAGGTACACACACAGATTATTAGGCACAAAGACATGCACTGATGATTAACCTAAGCATTTACATTCATATAGCTTTCATAATAATAGCGTGTAAGTTTCATCTAAAGACTAAACCTCACTTGGtgttgtataaaaaaaaaaaaaaagaaaagagtttgcttctggtttttgttttggtttttgtttgtttgttttgttttttaaagacctCTTAAAAATTGAGTATGAAAATACTGAGGAACCCCCACATAAACAGCCACCACACCAGGACAGTTCTAAACTTTAATACACACATCATCACCAAAATATGCACAAGACAGACACTGCACATCACTTGTGAACTCAGTGGAGGCAATCTTCCCGTTATTTGTAACATCCCACCTGTATAGCAAAGGCAAGACCAATATAGCCAGTATAGCTTTAAGTGTCACAGAATTGCTGAAGACTAGTTTGCAAAATaacacaaaatcaaacaaaaaaccccacccacaaaCTAAGCAAACAAAGAAAGGATTTTGTGAGGTCACCTCCAGGTCAGCCTTGACAacggcaagaaa encodes:
- the LOC141743743 gene encoding transmembrane protease serine 11E-like, which translates into the protein MNTSSYHLHKGQIKPQVYAEMPHSALWRSGQCISQKKELLADLSLVPEIVIQMDRATKRMEPWKIAVITVSVIVGVALVIGLITYFLCHDQDRYYNASFLITNVKYDPQYERQTTEEFRHLSQEIETMISTVFKGSFLSKRYIRSHVVSLSPEPGGVLANVVLVFKFASADSKETSWSHVNRVLHGRLQTSSTFLNVDQSTISLTELNKEKGDNLLNNCCGIRRQTFSFAGVERIIGGQRAQDGEWPWQASIQFNGVHRCGASVISNTWLVTAAHCFRGRRDPWRWTASFGILLRPPKQKKLIRRVIIHERYSDFVLDHEYDIALVELASAIEFTSDVHSVCLPEASHIFPENTSCFVTGWGALKNDGRSVNELRQAEVKLISTATCNRRQVYGGAITPGMLCAGYLEGKVDACQGDSGGPLVHANSRGIWYLVGIVSWGDECGKENKPGVYTRVTYYRNWINSKTGI